The genome window CAATTTTTCGATGTGGTCGTCGACTGGATCGCCTATACGCCTGCCGATATCGAGCTGGATCTGCTGGCTTTCCGCGGCCGATGCCGTCAGTTCATCTTTATCAGCTCGGCCTCTGTATACCAGACGCCGCCCGCCGTCCTGCCGGTGACCGAAGACACCCCCTTGGAAAACCCCTATTGGCAGTACTCGCGCGACAAGATTGCCTGTGAGCGCCGCTTGGAACAGGCGAGGCGCAAAGAAGGGTTTCCGGTGACCATTGTGCGGCCCTCGCACACCTATGATAAAACGATGCTGCCCTGCCGCGGCGGCTGGACGACCATCGACCGGATGCGCCGCGGCCTGCCGGTCATCATTCACGGCGACGGCACCTCAATCTGGACGCTGACGCATCATCGCGACTTTGCCAAGGGATTCGTCGGTCTGCTTGGACGTGAGGATGCCGTCGGCGAAGCGTTTCACATCACTTCCGAGGAGTGGCTGACGTGGAATCAGATCTACGAGATCCTGGCAGATGCCGCAGGAGCGTCGCTGGAGGCCGTTCATGTGCCCTCGGAATGGATCGCCGCCTTGGATCCAAATATCGGTGCCGGCCTGCTCGGCGACAAAATGCATTCAATGATCTTTGACAATCGCAAGATCAGGCGATTTGTGCCGGAATTTCGCTGCGAAATTCCCTTTCGCGAGGGGGCAAAAGAAATCATCGCCTGGTACGACCAACATCCCGAGTTTCAAAAAATCGACGAAAACTATCAGCAACTCAGCGAGCGACTCGTCAGCATCGTGCGCCGAGTCATGGTCGAGCTGGGTGAGCAGGCGAAATAAAGCCCGCTCCCATAACGCGAGAGCGGGCGTTCTATTATCGCTTATCTCTTTAACCTTTTCGGACCTTTGGTCAACAGCATGTAAATGCTGGGAACGACCAGCAGGGTGAGAAACGTCGAGGTAAACAAGCCACCGGCCACAACGGCGCCGAGCGGCTGCAGCGTTTCGCCGCCCTTGCCGAGTCCCAGAGCGATCGGCAGCATGCCGAAAATGGTGGTCAGTGCCGTCATGAGGATCGGTCTGACGCGCGTAACTCCTGCCTCCACAACGGCGTCGATTTTTTCGACGCCGCGCGCCCGACTCTGATTAATGAAATCGACCAGCAAAATGCCGTTGTTGACGACAATGCCGACCAGCATGATCATGCCCAAAAGAGCATTCATGCTGAGGGACGCTCCGAAAATCCACAAGCCGCCGAATACGCCTATCAAAGCGGGGGGGATGGTCATGGCGATGATCAACGGCTGGCTGAACGAGTTGAACTGAGCGCCCATCACCACATAAACCAAAAAGACGGCGGTAACCAGGGCAATTAAAAGGCTGCGGAACGAATCGGCAATGCCTTTGGACTGACCGCCGTACGCCAAGTAGTAATCGGGCGGCAGAGGCAAGGATTTGAGACGCTCCCTGACTTGCCGCCGGACCGCCTGTTCCGAGGCTCCGCTGACGTCCGCCGTGATGATGACGACGCGCTGCTGATCGAAACGATGAATTTCGCCTGCACTCCGGCTGAGCTCCATATCGACGACGGCGCGCAGAGGGTAGACCTGGCCGTTGACGCTGGGCACCGGCAGCTCCAACAGCTCCTCGATTTCGGTCAGTTGGTCCTCGGCAATCTGCACGTTGATTTCATACTCTTTGCTTCCCGGACTAAAACGGGTAACTTCGTTCCTCTGAAATGCCTGAGCAATTAGGGAAGAAACCGCACTTGAAGAAATGCCCAGCTCTGCAGCTCTGTCGCGGCGAATGCGCAGATGAAATTCCGGCAGATTCTCTTCGAGCGTGCTGGTGAGGTTGACGAGGCCGGGGATGGAACGGATGCGGTTCATCGCCTCCTGCGCTGTTTGCCGCAAGACATTGAGATCATCTCCGACTATGCGCACGTTCACCGGCTCGCGCTGCATGCCTTCAGTCGCCGTAACCTGTTTGATGACGATTTTGGCTCCGGCAAGTCCGCGCCACGCCTGTCTTGTCCGATCCATCACTTCGGCGATTTTCTTCGCCTCATCCGGCTTTAACCGCACCGAAAGGTTGGCGACATTGGTCTTAGGATCGCTGACGCCGGCGGTTAGGCCGACAATGGCATAGACCGACTCCACCTCCGGCTGATTGCTTAAATACGCCTCGATCTCCTTGACAGTCGCATCGGTAACGGCCAGGCGCGTACCCTCCTGCATCGTGACATCAATGCGGAACTCGCCCTCGTTGGTCGACGGCAGCATCTGCACGTCCAGGCGCGGCAGGATTGCGGCGACGACCCCGGCCGTCAGGAGAAAAGCGGCCAAAATCACTAAAATAGGTCGGCGCAAAGCTGCCCGCAACAACAACTCGTAACGATAGAGCAGAACCTGCCAAAAGCCGATTCTTTCACCGGCGCCGTGTTTTTTATGGCGGATAATGAGAAACTTGTCGCTGAGCATCGGCACGACGGTCAACGCCACAATGATCGATAGAGAAAGCGAAAAGACAACCGTCAAAGCAAGCTCGCCGAGTAGGACGGAAAAGAGTCCCACCAAAAAGACCATCGGCAAAAAGACGACGATGGACGTCAGCGTCGACGAGGTGATGGCTGAGCCGACCTCGGCGGTAGCGGCAACGATCTCTTTTTTTCGGTCGACCGTACGTTCCTGCTGCAGCCTCCGGTAGATGTTCTCCAGCACGACGATCGAGGCGTCGACGATCATGCCGACGCCCAGTGCCAGGCCGCCCAACGAAATCGTATTGATGGTCAAGCCGAACTGGTCGATTAAGAGAAAAGTGCCGATGATCGAAATGGGAATCGAAAGGGCAATCACTAATGTATTGC of candidate division KSB1 bacterium contains these proteins:
- a CDS encoding SDR family oxidoreductase; this encodes MRILFIGGTGVISSACTEAAIEKGIEVVLFNRGKSIRPAPPRAQVVHVNARDPRQLQNVVENQFFDVVVDWIAYTPADIELDLLAFRGRCRQFIFISSASVYQTPPAVLPVTEDTPLENPYWQYSRDKIACERRLEQARRKEGFPVTIVRPSHTYDKTMLPCRGGWTTIDRMRRGLPVIIHGDGTSIWTLTHHRDFAKGFVGLLGREDAVGEAFHITSEEWLTWNQIYEILADAAGASLEAVHVPSEWIAALDPNIGAGLLGDKMHSMIFDNRKIRRFVPEFRCEIPFREGAKEIIAWYDQHPEFQKIDENYQQLSERLVSIVRRVMVELGEQAK
- a CDS encoding efflux RND transporter permease subunit — encoded protein: MKITEISINRWVGTVLAVFAVVIMGLISLSNLPVAFWPEFTAPSLIVVAPYPGASPEDIEETIVEPLEEQLSTIDGVEELESICFEGACRVIVRFGWGVDFKEAKRDVQEKTARARSRFPRGALEPTVLQVQDFIPPGIEIGFYSDKRSLEEVREFLETKVKNRILRLENVAAVQIVGGFERQVRVAVDPQKLNLYGLTMPQINAALASANLDLAAGKNEIGAKNYYLRIKGKFESLEDIRNEVIKTAEEAPIRLRDIASVEWAQKEQTSISRLNGREIVGLSVREKSGGNTVAMVDEVLKELAAVQKILPPDIKVSIIREQAGFIKQSIKNVVSNAAIGAVLAGIIIFIFLGSIRNTLVIALSIPISIIGTFLLIDQFGLTINTISLGGLALGVGMIVDASIVVLENIYRRLQQERTVDRKKEIVAATAEVGSAITSSTLTSIVVFLPMVFLVGLFSVLLGELALTVVFSLSLSIIVALTVVPMLSDKFLIIRHKKHGAGERIGFWQVLLYRYELLLRAALRRPILVILAAFLLTAGVVAAILPRLDVQMLPSTNEGEFRIDVTMQEGTRLAVTDATVKEIEAYLSNQPEVESVYAIVGLTAGVSDPKTNVANLSVRLKPDEAKKIAEVMDRTRQAWRGLAGAKIVIKQVTATEGMQREPVNVRIVGDDLNVLRQTAQEAMNRIRSIPGLVNLTSTLEENLPEFHLRIRRDRAAELGISSSAVSSLIAQAFQRNEVTRFSPGSKEYEINVQIAEDQLTEIEELLELPVPSVNGQVYPLRAVVDMELSRSAGEIHRFDQQRVVIITADVSGASEQAVRRQVRERLKSLPLPPDYYLAYGGQSKGIADSFRSLLIALVTAVFLVYVVMGAQFNSFSQPLIIAMTIPPALIGVFGGLWIFGASLSMNALLGMIMLVGIVVNNGILLVDFINQSRARGVEKIDAVVEAGVTRVRPILMTALTTIFGMLPIALGLGKGGETLQPLGAVVAGGLFTSTFLTLLVVPSIYMLLTKGPKRLKR